A stretch of DNA from Mesorhizobium onobrychidis:
ACGCCCGACACCATCGGCATGATCGGCAAGGTACGGGTGAGCAGCCAGGAGGCGATCAGCGCGATCGCGGTCGCCGCCATGAACAGGCCGGTGGCGACGAAGATTGGTCCGCCGAGTTCGGCAAGGGCCGGAAATTTCTGCGACAGCCATGCGCCTCGCGCGTTGGCGAAGAAGAACACCATAAGCGGGCCGAGCTCCAGCACCAGCTTGAGCAGCGGATTGACGCCTTCCTTCTTCTGTTTCTGCGGGTCGGACGGGTCGCGTTCGAGGATGCGCGGGTTCATAGGCTTTCCTTCTTGCGCAAGATCCTGTCCAAGAAGTCTGCAACTTCTTGGGATCATGCTTGTTATGCCACTCCAGCGATCGCCCTGGCGAACTCGCTTGCGGAGAAAGGTTCGAGGTCGTCGACCTGTTCGCCGACGCCGATGAAATAGACCGGCAATTTGTGCTTTGCCGCGATCGCCACCAGAATACCGCCGCGTGCCGTGCCGTCCAGCTTGGTCATCACCAGGCCGTTGACGCCGGCGACATTGCGGAAGATCTCGACCTGGTTGAGCGCGTTCTGGCCGGTGGTGGCGTCGACCGTCTGCAGCACGGTGTGCGGCGCTTCCGGATCGAGCTTGCCCAGCACCCGGACGATCTTTTCCAGTTCCGCCATCAACTCGGTCTTGTTCTGCAGCCGCCCGGCGGTGTCGATGATCAGCACGTCGGAGCCGGCTTGCTTGGCCTGTTCGAAGGCGTCGTAAGCAAGACCTGCCGCATCGGCGCCAAGCTTCGAGGCGATGACCGGCGACTTGGTCCGCTCGCCCCAGATCTTCAATTGTTCGATCGCGGCGGCACGGAACGTGTCGCCGGCCGCGAGCATCACCGACAGGCCGCCGTCGGTGAGCTTTGCCGCCAGCTTGCCGATCGTCGTGGTCTTGCCGGTGCCGTTGACGCCGACGACAAGGATGACATGCGGCTTGTGGCTGAGATCGAGCTCCAGCGGCATGGCGACGTGGGTCAGCACCTTCTCCACCTCGGCCGCCATGATTGCGCGGACTTCCGTCTCGGAGACGTCCTTGCCGTAGCGGCTGGCGGCCAGCGAATCGGTGATGCGCAACGCCGTCTCCATGCCGAGATCGGCGCGGATCAGCACGTCCTCCAGATCCTGCAGCGTGTCCTCGTCCAGCTTGCGCTTGGTGAAGACGCCGGCGATGTTGCCGGACAGTTCCCGGGAAGAGCGGGCAAGCCCCTCCTTCATACGCTGGAACCACGAGCGCTTCGGTGCCGGTCCCGGCGCCTTCTGCGGCTCGGCTTTCTGCTCGACCTTCTTGGTTACGGTGACCTTGCCGGGGGCCGGCTTTGGCTCCGGCGGTGGTTGCGGAACGGCCTCCGGCTCGGGTGCGATCTCGGCAAGGACCGGATTCGCCTCGATCGGCGCCGGCTGGCGAATGGGGGGCGGGATTTCGGCCGGCGGCGCTTCGGGCGCTGCTGAGGGGGCCTCGGCGGGCGGTGCCGGCTGTTCTTCCGGCTGGGACGGGGCGATTTCTGGCTGCTGCGGCTCGGGCTCAGGAAGTTCCCGAGGCCCTAGTGCAGGAGCTGGCTCGGGAATGACGGGAGCAGCCGGGATTTCTTCGAGCTCCGGCTCCTCAGCAGCCGGTTCCGGCTCCGACGGCTGCAACTCCTCGACCGGAGCAGCCTCTGTCTGGATTTCAGGCTCGGGCGCCGGCTCCTCGGCAGGCGCCTCCGGCTCCTCGACCGGAACAGGCTCTGCCTGGATTTCAGGCTCGGGCGGAATGGTCGGCGCAGGTTCGGGCCCGGCCTCGTCAACAGGCGCCGGCTGCGGTGCGGAAGGTGCCTCCGGTTCGGCCGCGGGCGCAGCTTCTGCCTCGGGCCGAGGCTCTTCGCGTTTCAAAAATTCCGGTACGGCCTGCTCGGCCGCCGGCTTCAGCGCCTCCAGCGCATCCCATTTGATCGGCGGCAGGGGTGCTGACTCGTCGATCCGCTCTTCGACCACTTCCTTCTTGCCGAACGAAAATATCTTCTTGAGAAAACCAGCCATGTTCTTGCGTCTCAGGCGGCGCGAGCGGCAGGCGGCGCGGCGATCAGTCTGATACCGTCATGGCCGGCGATATCAGCCTCAACGATTTCGCCCGGCGCACCCGCGGCGACCGCGGCGAGCGTGAAGCCTTCGGTGCGGCCGAGCCCGTCGCGCTCGACCAGGATCGACTGGCGTGTTCCGGCGAGTGTGGCGAGGTGACTGATATAGGCGGCGTCGCCGGCGGTGCGCAGCCGTGCCGCACGCTGCTTGACCACCTCGCGGCGAAGCTGCGGCATGCGCGCGGCGGGGGTGCCTTCGCGCGGCGAGAACGGGAAGACGTGGAGATGCGTCAGCCCGCATTCCTCGACGATCTCCAGCGATTTTTCGAACATGGCGTCCGTCTCGGTTGGGAAGCCGGCGATGATGTCGGCGCCGAAGACGATGCCGGGACGCAATTTGCGCAAATCCTCACAAAAGCGGATCGATTGATCGCGGTTGTGCCGGCGCTTCATCCGCTTCAGGATCATGTCGT
This window harbors:
- the ftsY gene encoding signal recognition particle-docking protein FtsY; translation: MAGFLKKIFSFGKKEVVEERIDESAPLPPIKWDALEALKPAAEQAVPEFLKREEPRPEAEAAPAAEPEAPSAPQPAPVDEAGPEPAPTIPPEPEIQAEPVPVEEPEAPAEEPAPEPEIQTEAAPVEELQPSEPEPAAEEPELEEIPAAPVIPEPAPALGPRELPEPEPQQPEIAPSQPEEQPAPPAEAPSAAPEAPPAEIPPPIRQPAPIEANPVLAEIAPEPEAVPQPPPEPKPAPGKVTVTKKVEQKAEPQKAPGPAPKRSWFQRMKEGLARSSRELSGNIAGVFTKRKLDEDTLQDLEDVLIRADLGMETALRITDSLAASRYGKDVSETEVRAIMAAEVEKVLTHVAMPLELDLSHKPHVILVVGVNGTGKTTTIGKLAAKLTDGGLSVMLAAGDTFRAAAIEQLKIWGERTKSPVIASKLGADAAGLAYDAFEQAKQAGSDVLIIDTAGRLQNKTELMAELEKIVRVLGKLDPEAPHTVLQTVDATTGQNALNQVEIFRNVAGVNGLVMTKLDGTARGGILVAIAAKHKLPVYFIGVGEQVDDLEPFSASEFARAIAGVA